A window of Ictalurus furcatus strain D&B chromosome 18, Billie_1.0, whole genome shotgun sequence contains these coding sequences:
- the gfpt2 gene encoding glutamine--fructose-6-phosphate aminotransferase [isomerizing] 2, whose product MCGIFAYLNYRVPRTRKEILTILVKGLERLEYRGYDSAGIAVDSTGKNDKQSICLFKKKGKVKALDEELYKNDAIDLEMEMDTHFGIAHTRWATHGEPSAVNSHPQRSDKNNEFVVIHNGIITNYKELKAFLISKGYEFESETDTEVIPKLIKYLYDNRERDYVSFSTLVERVIKQLEGSYALVFKSIHFPGQAVVTRRGSPLLIGIRSQYKLSTEEITIQYNGDSRDVQSKNYINKVDNSNALHSVNDRMAVEFYFASDASAIIEHTNKVIYLEDDDMAAVAEGKLSLHRMNRSAGEDPVRVIQTLQMELQQIMKGNFKAFMQKEIFEQPESIFNTMRGRICFDTSTVVLGGLKDHLKEIKRCRRLIIIGCGTSFHAGLATRQVLEELTELPVMVELASDFLDRTTPVYRDDVCFFISQSGETADTLMALQYCKQNGALTVGVTNTVGSSISRETACGVHINAGPEIGVASTKAYTSQFVSLIMFGLMMSEDRLSLQKRRQEIIDGLRRLPEMIKEVLALDNQIKSIANELYQQRSLLVMGRGYNYATCLEGALKIKEITYMHSEGILAGELKHGPLALIDHHMPVIMVIMRDSCYTKCHNALQQVTARQGRPIILCCRDDPESSKMAYKTIELPHTVDCLQGILCVIPMQLMSFHLAVLRGYDVDCPRNLAKSVTVE is encoded by the exons ATGTGTG GGATTTTTGCCTACCTAAACTACAGAGTTCCCCGGACGAGGAAGGAGATCTTAACTATACTCGTGAAGGGACTGGAGAGGCTGGAGTACCGAGGTTATGACTCTGCAG GTATTGCGGTGGATAGTACTGggaaaaatgacaaacaaagCATCTGCCTGTTTAAGAAGAAGGGAAAAGTGAAAGCGCTGGATGAGGAGCTGTACA AGAATGACGCGATTGatttggaaatggaaatggacACACACTTTGGCATTGCTCACACTCGCTGGGCGACACATGGAGAACCCAGCGCGGTCAACAGCCACCCTCAGCGCTCTGACAAGAACAATG AGTTTGTGGTGATCCACAATGGCATTATCACTAACTACAAAGAACTGAAAGCGTTTCTG ATCTCCAAAGGCTATGAGTTTGAGTCAGAGACAGACACTGAAGTTATCCCCAAGCTGATCAAGTATCTTTATGACAACCGTGAGAGAGATTATGTGTCCTTCTCCACCCTGGTGGAGCGTGTCATCAAGCAGCTG GAGGGGTCTTATGCTCTCGTTTTCAAAAGTATTCACTTCCCAGGACAGGCTGTCGTCACCAG GAGAGGAAGTCCTCTGCTCATTGGTATCCGAAGCCAGTATAAGCTCTCCACTGAGGAGATCACCATTCAGTACAACG GAGACTCAAGAGATGTTCAGAGTAAGAACTACATCAACAAGGTGGATAACAGCAATGCCCTGCACTCTGTAAATGACAGGATGGCTGTGGAGTTTTACTTCGCCTCCGATGCCAg TGCCATCATTGAGCACACCAATAAGGTGATCTACCTGGAGGATGATGACATGGCAGCTGTGGCGGAGGGGAAGCTGTCTCTGCACCGCATGAACCGCAGTGCTGGAGAGGACCCTGTCCGAGTCATCCAGACCCTGCAGATGGAGTTACAGCAGATTATGAAAG GCAATTTCAAAGCCTTCATGCAGAAGGAAATCTTTGAGCAGCCCGAGTCTATCTTCAACACCATGAGAGGCCGGATCTGCTTTGACACAAGCACAG tggtgCTCGGTGGTTTAAAGGATCATCTGAAAGAGATCAAGAGATGCCGCCGCCTCATTATAATTGGCTGTGGCACCAGCTTTCACGCAGGACTTGCA acCCGGCAGGTCCTGGAGGAACTAACAGAGCTGCCCGTCATGGTGGAGCTGGCCAGCGACTTTCTGGACCGCACTACTCCGGTCTATAGAGATGATGTTTGCTTTTTCATCAGTCAATCAG GTGAGACAGCTGACACTCTGATGGCTCTGCAATATTGTAAGCAGAACGGGGCTCTCACCGTGGGCGTCACCAACACTGTGGGCAGCTCCATTTCCAGAGAGACTGCCTGCGGAGTCCATATCAATGCCGGGCCTGAGATTGGCGTAGCCAGCACCAAG GCCTACACTAGTCAGTTTGTGTCTCTGATCATGTTTGGTCTGATGATGAGTGAGGACAGGCTCTCGCTGCAGAAGAGGAGACAGGAGATCATCGACGGCCTTCGTCGACTGCCAG AGATGATCAAAGAGGTTTTGGCTCTTGATAATCAGATCAAGAGCATAGCCAATGAGCTTTACCAGCAGAGGTCTCTGTTAGTTATGGGTCGTGGCTACAACTACGCTACCTGCCTAGAGGGGGCGCTG AAAATTAAGGAAATCACGTACATGCACTCAGAAGGCATTCTGGCTGGAGAGCTGAAGCACGGACCCTTGGCTCTGATTGACCACCACATGCCTGTCATTATGGTGATCATGAGAGATTCCTGCTACACCAAGTGTCACAATGCCCTGCAGCAGGTCACAGCCAGACAG GGCCGTCCCATCATCCTGTGCTGCAGGGATGACCCGGAGAGTAGTAAGATGGCGTATAAGACCATCGAGCTGCCCCACACAGTAGACTGCTTGCAGGGGATCCTCTGTGTCATTCCCATGCAACTCATGTCCTTCCACCTGGCTGTACTCAGAGGATATGAT GTGGACTGTCCGAGGAACCTGGCCAAATCTGTGACAGTGGAGTAA